The following coding sequences are from one Eucalyptus grandis isolate ANBG69807.140 chromosome 11, ASM1654582v1, whole genome shotgun sequence window:
- the LOC104426964 gene encoding splicing factor-like protein 1: MRNLMGDEGLGDDSPPVSSGEDLWNGKRRSLDAKDDLGIQSRKKHRSGENSKSELELGSAASDCCCESGLSKASDGGCHSDKRDGSGSSGKRRRTSGELQVGDDDDSVEDDRNKKRRKTRWSSFDTRIKLLGPLQLPDFIKESVLESDSNPEIVKLKAELAELNSELQKPVLHDVQPAEKRSPSPETVHNDLGIIVNTHEVRLREELVRKRQGIILKLIRKHPTFNTPPSRKPSKLFKKLYVPVKQYPGYNFVGLILGPRGNTQKRMEKETGARISLRGAGSFAWGKHASENDDLHVYIEADNQESLDAAAGMVEKLLIPVDARMNDHKKAQLEEFSTLKKFYPKAKGLCFMCGMQRHPNHACPDQPSTSTSVSCNTSSSNGYLHVSHLPLTVDDDRLKELFCPFGKLVEAKLIRDNNTGVSKGYGFVRFENPADAAVASSHLHGFKMGKKKLTVKMAGKAKVGESVSPSVASQTACPDPPGLLLLEPQGSRSPSITNHTTQPVPRESPLVEASICSAPCVATQVAWPGPPGSQLEEPQAPFQKSEGMSDLPSQNQDFIFTPSSVGSLSNSSDTSSLRSSSCFSDWFPSSSPCSSVQFPGHPNYPYSSETIHENPKDFQTPESLVKPINWPMAHRPS; this comes from the coding sequence ATGAGAAACTTGATGGGAGACGAGGGCTTAGGAGATGATTCCCCTCCAGTTTCATCTGGGGAAGATTTATGGAATGGAAAGAGGAGATCTTTAGATGCGAAAGATGATTTGGGCATTCAATCACGGAAGAAACACAGGTCtggtgaaaattcaaaatcagaATTGGAATTGGGTTCAGCTGCTTCGGATTGTTGTTGTGAGTCTGGTCTCTCTAAGGCATCAGATGGTGGATGCCATTCTGATAAACGAGATGGCAGTGGAAGTTCTGGAAAGCGGAGGCGGACTAGTGGGGAACTGCAAGTTGGGGATGATGACGATAGTGTAGAAGACGATAGGAACAAGAAACGAAGAAAAACTAGGTGGTCTAGCTTTGATACACGGATAAAATTGTTAGGACCCCTACAGCTTCCTGACTTCATCAAAGAGAGTGTACTAGAATCCGACTCCAACCCAGAAATAGTTAAGCTGAAGGCAGAGCTTGCAGAACTCAACAGTGAATTGCAAAAGCCGGTGCTTCATGACGTCCAACCTGCGGAAAAGCGATCCCCTTCTCCTGAAACTGTGCACAATGATCTTGGCATCATAGTCAACACACATGAAGTAAGGCTGCGGGAGGAACTCGTCAGGAAACGCCAaggaattatattgaaattgatCCGGAAGCACCCGACTTTCAATACTCCTCCAAGCCGCAAGCCCTCTAAGCTCTTCAAGAAGCTTTACGTGCCAGTGAAGCAGTACCCAGGATACAATTTTGTTGGTCTTATTCTTGGTCCTCGCGGAAATACTCAAAAGAGGATGGAGAAAGAAACTGGAGCAAGGATTTCCTTGAGAGGCGCAGGCTCCTTCGCATGGGGGAAACATGCCTCTGAAAACGATGACTTGCACGTCTACATAGAGGCAGATAATCAAGAATCTCTAGATGCAGCAGCTGGAATGGTTGAGAAACTTCTGATTCCGGTTGACGCGAGAATGAATGATCACAAAAAAGCCCAACTGGAGGAGTTTTCTACATTGAAAAAATTTTATCCCAAGGCAAAAGGTCTGTGCTTTATGTGTGGCATGCAGAGGCATCCAAATCATGCCTGCCCTGACCAGCCATCTACTTCTACTTCCGTATCCTGCAACACATCCAGCAGCAATGGATATCTCCATGTCAGCCATTTGCCTCTAACAGTAGATGATGATCGGTTGAAAGAGTTGTTCTGTCCTTTTGGCAAGCTTGTTGAAGCTAAATTGATTAGGGACAATAACACTGGAGTCAGCAAAGGTTATGGGTTTGTACGATTTGAAAATCCCGCTGATGCAGCTGTAGCTTCATCACATTTACATGGGTTCAAGATGGGGAAGAAGAAATTGACTGTAAAAATGGCAGGAAAAGCAAAAGTTGGTGAATCAGTCTCCCCTAGTGTTGCGAGCCAGACAGCTTGCCCAGATCCACCGGGATTATTGCTTTTGGAGCCTCAGGGCTCCCGTTCACCAAGCATCACAAACCACACAACTCAGCCTGTTCCACGAGAATCACCGCTTGTAGAAGCTTCAATCTGCTCTGCTCCATGTGTTGCAACCCAGGTGGCTTGGCCTGGTCCACCTGGATCACAACTGGAGGAACCCCAGGCTCCCTTTCAGAAGAGTGAAGGGATGTCTGATCTCCCTTCTCAGAATCAGGACTTCATATTCACTCCATCTAGTGTCGGAAGCCTCTCAAATAGTAGTGATACAAGTTCTCTCCGTTCATCTAGCTGTTTTTCAGACTGGTTTCCATCTTCATCACCGTGTTCATCGGTGCAGTTCCCCGGTCATCCCAACTATCCTTACTCATCCGAAACTATCCATGAAAACCCAAAAGATTTCCAGACACCAGAGAGCCTTGTGAAACCAATAAACTGGCCAATGGCTCATCGTCCATCATAG
- the LOC104424409 gene encoding LOW QUALITY PROTEIN: DNA mismatch repair protein MSH3 (The sequence of the model RefSeq protein was modified relative to this genomic sequence to represent the inferred CDS: substituted 1 base at 1 genomic stop codon), which translates to MTGKPKQQVISRFFAPKPKTPPQPRAAEAEAEAEAADPSPPSPSPSTPPPKIAAVVSFSPAKRRLSSRLATPLKKPKLSPHTQNPVPPPPLQRPHKKETAEPSSKKYTPLEEQVVELKERYPDVLLMVEVGYKYRFFGEDAEVAARVLGIYAHMDHSFMTASIPTFRLNVHVRRLVNAGYKVGVVKQTETAAIKAHGSNRLGPFCRGLSALYTKATLEAAEDMGGKDEGFGGESNYLACVVEENLLVKNRECDVQSGFDVKIGVVAIEISTGEVVFGEFSDNSMRSGLEAMILSLSPAELLLGDPLSDQTKKLLLSYAGPASNVRVEHASQDSLTKGGALAEVMTIYESMNSVNTSVTEMQNGEDNEQESRSSAVEVMMNMPDLAVKALALSIRHLKQFGFERILSLGAAFRPYSCNMEMSLSGNVIQHLEILRNNSDGSEAGSLMKIMNNTLTIYGSRLLRHWVTHPLCDRSMISARLDAVAELAESMGSYRVTEDTTVLDNENWNVEVKRTELNHLLSSVLTYLGRSPDLQRGITRIFYRTATASEFIAVMQAILHSGKQLQRLHVEEEFNKDVLHSKSVRSVLLRKLILTASSSSMISNAAKLLSVLNKEAADKGDLSNLIVISNGQFPEVTAAQKAVQEAKERLESLIVMYRKQLRMRNLEFMSVSGSTHLIELPVDVKVPLNWVKXTALKTIRYHPPEVVTGLDQLTLANEELIVACRTAWDGFLQGFGKYYSEFQASVQALAALDCLHSLALLSRNKNYVRPIFVYDDDPVQIEIRSGRHPVLETSLLDNFVPNDTNLHGDGEFCQIITGPNMGGKSCYIRQVALIAIMAQVGSFVPASSAKLHVLDGIYTRMGASDSIQKGRSTFLEELSEASLILHNCTPCSLVIIDELGRGTSTHDGVAIAYATLHHLLEKKRCMTLFVTHYPKIADIQNQFPGSVAAYHVSYLTSSKDARSGSSSDYEDVTYLYKLTHGISERSFGFKVAQLAQIPPSCINRATEMASKLEVVMSNRTENGLMQTMAEQDAERQKKKSKPCFLQSREYWETVYKEFLSNLRSALEQEDAAKIFQFLIRARTLAEQLTLDPHNLISDTQVPRD; encoded by the exons ATGACGGGCAAGCCAAAGCAGCAGGTGATCTCGCGCTTCTTCGCGCCCAAACCCAAGACGCCGCCGCAGCCGCGCgcagcggaggcggaggcggaggcggaggcggcggacCCTTCGCCGCCTTCCCCGTCCCCGTCCACCCCGCCTCCCAAGATCGCCGCCGTCGTCTCCTTCTCGCCCGCCAAGCGCCGCCTTTCCTCCCGGCTCGCCACCCCGCTCAAGAAACCGAAGCTCTCGCCGCACACTCAAAACCCCGTGCCCCCTCCTCCACTCCAGAGACCGCACAAGAAGGAAACAGCGGAGCCCAGCTCCAAGAAGTACACGCCGCTCGAGGAGCAAGTGGTGGAGCTGAAGGAGAGGTACCCGGATGTTCTTTTGATGGTGGAAGTGGGTTACAAGTATAGGTTCTTCGGGGAAGACGCGGAAGTAGCTGCTAGAGTTCTGGGGATTTATGCGCACATGGATCATAGCTTTATGACTGCTAGCATACCAACTTTTCGACTTAATGTCCATGTGAGGAGGCTTGTGAATGCTGGGTACAAGGTCGGTGTGGTTAAGCAGACTGAGACCGCGGCTATTAAGGCCCACGGTTCGAACCGCCTAGGCCCGTTCTGTCGCGGGTTGTCAGCCTTGTATACGAAGGCCACGCTTGAAGCGGCCGAGGATATGGGGGGCAAGGACGAGGGTTTTGGTGGGGAGAGTAATTATCTGGCTTGTGTTGTAGAGGAGAATTTGTTGGTGAAGAATCGGGAATGTGACGTGCAGAGCGGGTTTGATGTGAAGATTGGGGTTGTTGCTATTGAGATTTCGACAGGGGAAGTTGTTTTTGGAGAGTTTAGTGATAATTCGATGAGAAGCGGGCTTGAGGCTATGATTTTAAGTTTGTCACCAGCTGAGTTGCTTCTTGGAGACCCACTTTCGGATCAAACGAAGAAG TTGTTACTCTCTTATGCTGGGCCGGCCTCAAATGTTCGTGTGGAGCATGCTTCTCAAGATAGCCTTACGAAGGGAGGTGCACTAGCTGAAGTCATGACTATTTATGAGAGTATGAATAGTGTCAACACATCAGTTACTGAAATGCAAAATGGAGAAGACAACGAGCAGGAGAGTAGAAGCTCAGCAGTGGAG GTAATGATGAATATGCCAGATTTGGCTGTCAAAGCATTGGCCTTATCGATACGTCATCTAAAGCAATTTGGTTTTGAAAGGATTCTGAGTCTTGGTGCAGCTTTTCGGCCCTATTCATGCAATATGGAGATGAGCCTTTCTGGCAATGTGATTCAACATCTCGAG ATCCTGAGGAATAACTCTGATGGCTCTGAAGCTGGCTCTTTGATGAAGATTATGAATAACACTCTCACCATATATGGTTCAAGGCTTCTAAGGCACTGG GTGACTCATCCTTTGTGTGATAGAAGCATGATTTCTGCTCGCCTTGATGCTGTTGCTGAGCTTGCAGAATCAATGGGGTCTTACAGAGTAACAGAAGATACTACTGTGCTTGATAATGAAAATTGGAATGTGGAAGTAAAACGAACAGAGCTCAATCATTTGCTTTCCTCAGTTTTGACATATTTGGGAAGATCACCAGATCTTCAACGTGGAATAACTAGAATCTTCTATCGCACTGCCACTGCATCAGAG TTTATTGCAGTCATGCAAGCTATACTGCATTCTGGGAAACAACTTCAGCGACTTCATGTGGAGGAAGAGTTCAATAAGGATGTGCTACATTCAAAGTCTGTCCGTTCTGTTTTGTTGAGAAAGCTGATTTTGACTGCATCATCATCTAGCATGATTTCCAATGCAGCAAAACTACTTTCAGTTCTAAATAAAGAAGCTGCTGACAAGGGGGACTTGTCCAACTTAATTGTGATATCCAATGGCCAATTTCCTGAG GTTACTGCTGCCCAGAAAGCTGTTCAAGAGGCGAAGGAAAGATTGGAGTCCTTGATTGTTATGTACCGGAAGCAACTTCGAATGCGAAATCTAGAGTTCATGAGTGTCTCTGGATCTACACATCTGATAGAG CTTCCTGTAGATGTAAAGGTTCCTTTGAATTGGGTAAAGTAAACAGCACTAAAAACAATACGCTATCATCCGCCTGAAGTCGTGACTGGTTTAGATCAATTGACATTGGCAAATGAAGAGTTGATAGTTGCATGCCGAACTGCTTGGGATGGTTTTCTGCAAGGATTTGGCAAATACTATTCTGAGTTTCAAGCTTCTGTTCAGGCTTTAGCTGCTTTGGATTGCCTACATTCACTGGCTCTCCTTTCAAGAAATAAG AATTATGTTCGTCCAATCTTTGTCTATGACGATGATCCTGTCCAGATAGAGATACGTTCCGGTCGTCATCCA GTTTTGGAAACTTCATTACTTgacaattttgttccaaatgatACCAACTTGCATGGGGATGGAGAATTTTGTCAGATTATAACGGGACCAAATATGGGAGGCAAGAGTTGCTATATCCGCCAAGTTGCCCTCATTGCTATTATGGCTCAG GTTGGTTCCTTTGTACCAGCATCTTCAGCGAAATTACATGTACTTGATGGCATTTACACCAGAATGGGTGCATCTGATAGTATTCAGAAAGGGAGGAGCACCTTCCTCGAAGAATTGAGCGAGGCTTCTCTTATACTCCACAACTGCACTCCATGTTCACTAGTAATAATTGATGAGTTGGGCAGAGGAACTAGTACACACGATGGCGTTGCCATTGCTTATGCCACATTGCATCATCTTCTAGAGAAGAAAAGGTGCATGACCCTCTTTGTCACACACTATCCGAAAATAGCTGACATCCAAAATCAATTCCCGGGGTCCGTTGCAGCATATCATGTTTCATATCTGACATCAAGCAAAGATGCAAGATCAGGCTCAAGTTCTGATTATGAGGATGTTACCTACCTGTACAAACTTACGCATGGTATTTCAGAAAGAAGCTTCGGATTCAAGGTTGCTCAGCTTGCACAG ATACCACCTTCTTGTATAAATCGAGCCACTGAAATGGCTTCAAAGCTCGAGGTTGTCATGAGTAATAGGACAGAGAATGGGTTGATGCAGACAATGGCGGAACAAGACGcagaaagacaaaagaaaaagtccaAGCCTTGCTTTCTCCAAAGTCGGGAGTATTGGGAAACTGTTTACAAGGAATTCCTCTCAAATTTGAGATCTGCTTTGGAACAGGAGGATGCGGCAAAGATATTTCAGTTCTTAATTCGCGCTAGAACTCTAGCAGAGCAGTTGACACTGGATCCTCATAATTTGATCTCAGATACCCAAGTCCCACGAGATTGA
- the LOC104424408 gene encoding LOW QUALITY PROTEIN: single-strand DNA endonuclease 1 (The sequence of the model RefSeq protein was modified relative to this genomic sequence to represent the inferred CDS: inserted 1 base in 1 codon) produces the protein MGVKHLWDILESCKKTIPLHHLQNKRVCIDLSCWMVQLQSVSRTHXLHEEKVYLKGLFHRLRALLALNCSLIFVTDGSIPAIKLSTYRRRLNSGIEVDRDETNPQNLASLKRNMGSEFSRMIKEAKVLGNALGIPCLDGMEEAEAQCALLNSESLCDGCFTSDSDVFLFGAKTVYRDICLGDGGYVICYEMADIERQLGFGRNSLIALALLLGSDYSHGVRGFGPESACQIVKSAGDDGVLQKIAYGGLPILKKTKGSKKQQKLHEPNNKENSSPNEFDVNGSEGNSQGNEQFLQVIDAYIRPKCHSADSEAVHRVLANHPFRRFKFQEVCAQMFEWPPEKTDEYILPKIAERDLRRFAKLRLASSELGVELPLYEIPVKCPVSEIIKQRKVLGVDCFEVSWEHLDGLETSIVPADLLESACPEKILEFKERIALRKKQKCHKPRHRKLKSESSLAELDLKLQQLLLEINSESGRNPKTNPLSSRAVTPENGRVGIEVDLLDDGSLVDQVLDIERGCNASMPSSSADSRVVEKEVIDLLSPSPAIRHPAIARCKHFDYQHIDVIDLSESDAEVSPEHERKARELRQFIINVRDDTP, from the exons ATGGGAGTGAAGCACCTGTGGGACATCCTGGAATCGTGCAAGAAGACCATCCCTCTCCACCACCTCCA GAACAAGAGGGTGTGCATCGATCTCTCGTGCTGGATGGTTCAGCTGCAGAGCGTGAGCAGGACCC AATTGCATGAGGAGAAGGTCTATCTCAAGGGCCTCTTCCACCGCCTCCGAGCTCTCCTTGCTCTCAACTGTAGCCTCATCTTCGTCACAG ATGGATCCATTCCTGCCATCAAACTATCCACTTACAGGCGTCGCCTAAATTCAGGAATTGAG GTTGATCGAGATGAAACGAATCCACAAAACTTAGCTTCACTGAAAAGAAACATGGGCTCTGAGTTCTCACGCATGATCAAAGAGGCAAAGGTTTTGGGTAATGCACTTGGAATCCCCTGCTTAGATGG GATGGAGGAAGCTGAAGCCCAGTGTGCACTGTTAAACTCAGAATCACTATGT GATGGATGCTTCACCTCCGATTCAGATGTTTTCCTCTTTGGAGCAAAGACAGTTTACAGAGACATTTGCCTTG GTGACGGTGGTTATGTTATCTGTTATGAAATGGCAGACATAGAGAGACAGCTTGGATTTGGAAGAAACTCGTTG ATTGCTCTTGCCCTGCTTCTGGGGAGTGACTACTCCCATGGAGTTCGTGGTTTTGGTCCA GAGTCGGCATGTCAGATAGTAAAATCAGCTGGAGATGATGGGGTCCTTCAAAAGATTGCATATGGGGGATTGCCCATTCTAAAGAAGACAAAAGGCTCGAAGAAACAGCAGAAGCTGCATGAGCCAAATAATAAGGAAAACTCATCGCCTAATGAGTTTGATGTCAATG GTAGTGAGGGTAATTCTCAAggaaatgaacaatttttgcaagTTATTGATGCATATATTAGGCCAAAGTGTCACTCTGCAGATTCTGAAGCTGTCCACAG GGTCCTTGCAAATCATCCTTTTCGACGTTTCAAATTTCAAGAAGTATGTGCCCAGATGTTTGAGTGGCCTCCTGAGAAAACAG ATGAGTATATCCTACCAAAGATTGCAGAGAGAGATTTAAGGAGGTTTGCCAAATTGCGGTTGGCATCTTCAGAACTTGGGGTTGAGCTTCCGCTATATGAA ATTCCTGTCAAGTGTCCTGTGTCTGAAATCATCAAGCAGAGAAAAGTTCTCGGTGTAGATTGTTTTGAGGTATCATGGGAGCACTTGGACGGACTTGAAACTAGCATCGTGCCTGCTGATCTTTTGGAAAG TGCTTGTCCTGAAAAGATACTGGAGTTCAAGGAGAGAATAGCTCTGCGGAAAAAACAGAAGTGTCATAAGCCAAGACACAGAAAATTGAAGAGCGAGTCATCACTTGCAGAGCTTGATCTGAAGCTCCAGCAACTGTTGCTCGAAATCAACTCTGAGAGTggtagaaatcctaaaactaaTCCACTTTCTTCAAGAGCCGTAACTCCAGAAAATGGAAGAGTCGGAATTGAAGTTGATCTATTGGATGATGGCTCATTAGTCGATCAAGTGCTGGACATTGAACGTGGTTGTAATGCTTCCATGCCCTCTTCTTCAGCTGATTCCAGGGTCGTAGAAAAGGAGGTCATCGATCTCTTAAGCCCCTCGCCAGCAATCCGGCATCCAGCTATTGCTAGATGCAAGCATTTTGATTATCAGCATATTGATGTAATCGATTTAAGCGAGTCAGATGCTGAGGTGTCACCTGAACATGAGAGGAAAGCGAGAGAACTACGACAGTTCATAATCAATGTTAGGGATGACACTCCTTGA